A window of Leishmania donovani BPK282A1 complete genome, chromosome 35 genomic DNA:
CAGTGCTGATTCGCATGCGAGACTATATCTGCTTTGCCCGCCAGTACGGCCTGCTTCTGTCTCTGCATCCAACCCTCGTGGCGCAAGTCGCATTGCAGATCCCGGCGAGCCTCCTGAACTCTGTCCAACGTGATGCCGTCACGTTCCTCTGCCGTCAGCTGCAGGACAACGGCGGATTTGGGGGGAGCAGGGCATCTCTGTCGCGCGTCTTCTTCTCCATGACGCCCGCGGCAGCTAAAACAGAAGGGAAGCAGCCGATTCATCTGCGTCCCATCAcgtgcgccgccttcctgcCGAATCGACTCTTTGTGGTGACGGCTAGCAGTGATCGCTCGCTGGCGTGGGTGAATCCAGAGAGCGGAAAGGTGGCGTGGTACGCCCGGCAaccgacggcagcggtggagtCGCTCACGGTGTGCCGCACTAGTGCTTacgtcgctgctgtgtcGGAGGATCGCACGGTGTGGGTGTACGACGGCCTCCAGGGCACTCTCGTCTCGCAGTGCCGCGGAAGCAAGTGGTTTGATGCCCCCATCGCGTCCCTCACATTCTCGGCTAGGGGTCGCTATCTCTGGGTCGTGACAACggacgcgcgcgtgcgctgctttGCCTGCGAGTCTGGCCAGCTGCGGTGCACGATGAGCTTGTCGAAGTTGTTGCAGGTGTGCGTCGATGAGGCATCGGCTAACGGGGAGAAGACGCAGCTGGTGGGTGCAGGGGCTaccgcagcagaggaggggaTGCCCCTCGCCTCTGGTGAgtggcgccatcgccgccactATCTGCACGTGCTCGTAGACGCTGAGGACGACGAAGTGTGCACGACGGTCGTGGCAacggagctgcggcagtggcgtcTGCGTCCGTGGGATGAGCTACTGCCGGCGACAGAGGAAGTCGGCCAGCCAGCACACAAGAGCACAACCCTCATTGCGTGTGAGATGACAATGCGCTGCTCTCTTAGCAAGGCGCCAGCAAGTGCCTCGGATGGTCCGCTAGGGTATAAGTTCATGAAGTTATGGGAGCCGGCTAGCGTGCGGCCACCCCACATGTGCATTCTGGCGGCGCCACACACCGAACCCGAGGTGCAGCTATTCACGCTGGAACACACAACTGGCAATCCACGGCTGGTGGTGCGGTTCCCGCTTGTCGCATCTTCGAGCAGCGACTCaggcgcggcgccagcggcacagGAAGTCTCCCTGATGTGCACGTCGCCGGACGGTCGATGGGTCGCCGTCGGGTTGATTGGCGGCGCTGTCAGCCTCTTCTGCATCGGCGCTGCATATCACGCGtcgcagaggcagcagcagcaccaggcGGGCGGAGCCCTGGTGTGTAGGCCGACGTGCGTCTACACGAGTCTGATGCCGACACCAGGTATGTcggcagctccgctgcgctCTCTTACGTTTCACCGCGATGgcctctttttgtttgcaCTTGGCAACTGCCTTGCCTGCTGGCGCCTGCCCGACGCCGCTTCTGTGACGCTCCAGACCGACGCAGCGGAGGCcgtgcgcagcaccgcagaTGGCCAGTACTTGTGTTCACACACACCGACGTGTctcgccgtgctgccgccaccgacgccaTGCAAGAGCGACGCGGAGCTACCTAGAAACATCGCTGAAGTGGCCGTCGGCGATGACACGGGCCACGTGACTCTACTCACGTTGTGGCGGCAGCTCATCTAGAGAGAGAAATCGAAAAAGCGCTTTGAAGCGGAGTGAAGAAGCGATGGCGTGCCGGCCGGCGGCACGTCGGGTGGGGTGATTCGATTGCCAGCGGGTGCAGTGAAGACgtggtgctctctctctctatctctttGCGCggctctgtgtgtgtgtgtgtgtcctgtGTTGGGTGCGCTTTAGTGTGTGATGGGGCTCTCTCGGTCCCGCAAGCGTTTATATGCGACTCGGTCGCCTTTGTTTTACTGGCTCGCttgctttctttcttttcccgCATCTCTTTTCCGTGGTCCCTCCTCCGCGTacttcctctcctctcatttggcgcgcgcgcgtctgcctgtctctctgtgtgcgtgtgccggttCTGTCGTCCTATCGTTGTCCTTCTTCAACTTTCCACTTGACCCCCTCACCCCAAACTGAGTGAGGCGCACCAGAACGGCGAAAAGGGAGCTGAAATGTGAACGAGCGACAAAGAGAGCAGACTCGCGCGCGGTCTCAGCGAGTTGTCCAAAACCGCCACACGTATaccttcctccctcctcgtcagTTATGCCGCATCGGCACCACAGGCTCGACGAGGAGAACCCgcgcccctctcttttctttcgtgttCGAAAGGAGGCACGATGTACAGTAGCAGCGGgcgttttttctttttctttattacgtttcttttctttggAATATCACACGGTTTTGGTATGCTGAGGGCATGTGACACACGTGCCACCGCCAcatgtgtctgcgtgtgtacgGCATGCATGTATACATGCGTGTGGGTGCCGGGGTGGTACGTTGGGGAACGTGCGATGACCCGTTTTACTTTTAGATAGAGGTGCTCGAATCCCTCTCCCAGTGTCGCTTGCCCGATTCAATCATGTATTCTTCAcgtctctcctcttttttcgcCTTTGTGACGTTGCACGATGCAGAGTtgcgttgtgtgtgtttgtgtgcagcGAAGAAGGAAACCCAAGAAAACAGAATAGATGGGGTCAAAGGCCAAGAAAAAGTAATCcagcggcgcctgcagctcctcaaGTTCAGAgacgcatacatacacacagaccTACGCTCAGGCCTCACCGGGCACTTAATTGAGCACATCGCTCTGCGAAgacgctggaggcggcgcgaaACACTGGGGAAACGGGAGAGACGCGCAGCTCACCTCAGCACTGGTTTTTTATTGTTTTCTGGGCGACAACGGACGATagagaggtgggggtggggggaaagagagacagtGAGGCAGGGATGACCAGTGGAGTGATCCATCGCCCTTTCCGCAGTGGTATCTCCGTTTCAGCCCTCACACCCGCACATCAACGCACATCATTGCATCAACTCTCTTCTGCTTCGCCgtctgctctctctccccagTATCATTGGCATTGACTGTTCACCGAGGACACGCGCTCCAATATCCGCAACGGCACCCGGAAGCGCACGGGGCCGTTTGAGTGGCCTGCTTCTTGTGCTTTCTGCATACTTGAATACACCTTCACACTCACGGAGACAGCAACagcacgacacacacacacacacacacacacaaacagtCACGAAGCGAAGCCGAGGAACGTGAAGGGAACACCTTTCTCACAGGGGGCGTGGCGGATACGCAGCGGTCCTGATTGTTTAGCGCTAGCGGTGGCGCGTTGCCGGTGCCCGCGCATTGCGTACGCCTTCTTTGGTTTCTCGAAGGTATttgtctctcttcttcgtccACTGGCGTTCTCTCTTCCAGCGCACAGAgggacgcgcgcgcgttgtgagtgagtgtgtgtgtgagacGGTGTTGTATTTGTCCGCAAGGTCAGCTCCAGCTgcttccctcttttttcccATTTTGATGCCTTCCTTTCATCATTGTACGACGTCATCTGCGTTGGGCGActtcttcttctctctctgttgttgttcgtaGAGGCAAAGAGGATAAAGCTCGGTCACACGTTCCGCGTGTGTCTTGCTTGCCTGCGTCTCTGCATGTGCAGGCGCGCCCGCGTCGCGGTGGCCGTCCCCCGGTAGCTCGGAACAGCgtgagggaagagagggcgcAGGGGCACTCGTCAACGGGTGCGTGCCTttgctgcctccctcccccctcctctcactCACTCATCTTAGCTGCTCGACCATCTTTCCTGTGCTCCTCGTGTGAGCCACAACAAGGAGCAGAAACGAGAGACCAAGACAATCCAATCAAATCTCTTCAGCGCCGATTGAGGGTGACCCTGCgaaagaaagaaagcgcGCGcccatacgcacacgcacagaaacaCGCACCAAGGTTGCATGCCGTGGGATCATCATCAACCGCTTTCTTGTAGAATCAAGAAGACGGTAGGCTTCAGGCTTCATTGTGAGCAAAAATTAGCCACGCTCGCAATCGAAAGAATTCTCATCGCTCCCACAAGCGTGCCTCATGTCGGACACCACCGGCAACTCTTTCTTGCGTAGTCAGCAGCAAGGGAGCAAAAGCGTGATGCAGGGAAGGCGTCGCCTCCGCGCCAAGTCGTCCACTGTACGCGCGCCTGTGCAGCGAGCCTCTCGGAAGCCAAGCGCCGCCGATGcaactgctgccgcctccaccgtgGCACCGGCACCCCCCGTTTTGGCGTTGCGGAAGTTCGGTTCTGCAAAAAAGGCTGCAAGAGACGCGGACGGCAACACCACGCCCAAAGCAAATGGCCTTCACGGGTACAACCAAAGGTCTCTGGGAGCGTCGCACGGCGATGTGTACAGTTTCAACACTTCCCTAGAGCACAGAACTCTGACCGCGACCAACAGGCGTGCCGAGTTGCCAAACGTCTTCGGCACCGATtcgccgtctgctgcgccggtTTCCACTCTTGACGATTCACATGTGTGCCCGGACAGCACAGCGACAAAAGGGCCGCTGACGGGCGCCTCAGAGACCTCTTCGTGCGACGCGCTGTCATTTGGTGTGAATGGGGGATCCGATGTGTTCAACTCTTACCCTCTGCGGCCGCTGAGGGGGCCAAGGCGAGGTGCTGGGAGCAGGTCTGCCGAATCCGACTCGGCAGCTGCAAAGGAGTCACTCTGTAGTCGAaccggcggtgctgcattCGAAAATGCTGGCGCGGAACAGCGCGGAGCCGGAGGCGGGTCCCTTCTCGCTTACTCATCCGATGCGGCGACTCAGAACAAGACGACGCCGCccccgcgtgcgcgtctgaACCGACCTTCAAAACGCAGCTACCCTTCTAGCACTCCCGCAGCGAAAGTGGTCCATCCCCGGAACGTCTCAGAGAATCTGGGCGGCACCATTAGGGCCACAGCGATGATCAACAGTGCCGACTCAAGCAATGTGCttgcctctcctccactATCCGTTTCTCACAGCCGCAATACAGGATCTGATGACGATGCAGCATCCATCACCAGTGCGCGACAGACTGTGCGAGAGCCGGATGAGGCAGGTGCAGCAAGAGCGTTGTTGGTGGTGCCGGAGCTGTCTCCTAGCAACGGGTCTACGCCACCTCATCaacgcctctctctcgttaGCGGGTCCCTTCCCTCGCCGTCACAGGAGGGCATGACGACTGTGGCCGAGAAGAAAAGCACGGAAAGCGTCGACTCTTTTTCCGACAAAGGATTGTTTTCCTCTCGCGCACTGCGCCTCGAGCCTCAGGCTCCGTCGATGCAGCTTTCAGGATCTGCAGAGGTGACCAAggcgtcatcgtcgtcgacgccaATCCGTAGCAGTGCATCTACCACTGTGAAGACGGTGTCGGCGCTCTCCATCGCTCGACTGCACGCAGCGCCGATTCCGCTGCGCAATTTCGGTGCGACGTGCTATCTGAACTCGGTAGTGCAGTGCCTGCTATGCACACCTGGCCTGCTCCGCACGTTGAACATTGAACGTCAACGCATCGTGCGCGaatgggaggggaggcgccGCTTCGAGGAGAAGCGAAAGCCGGACGATGCCcaacggcgcagctgcgctgagCACAAGGCCCCGGCGACGTCTTCGCTGATTGATTTGGGCACCGCGCGCCCCGCGCACCACATCGCGGTTCAGCAGCTTCTTCTCAGTCTCAAGGCGGCTTGTGCGGAGTGTAACAATGAGTTTTCGTCTAATGGACAGAAAGACGCGCATGAGTTTCTCATCACGCTGCTGGGGGTGATCGACAAGGAGGTTTGCCGCAGCAAGCCAGGCAACCAGGAAACCTTCAAAGACTTTGAAGATGAGAAAAAGAGTGATGTGTACGCGCGATGGGTGAGCTGGATGCAGCAGGAGAACGACTCGACCGTGTACGACTTTTTCGGCGGAATCACCGGCTGCACCGTCAAGTGTTCTAGCTGCGAACTGACTTCCTACCGCTTTgaagtgctgctgcacatctCCTTGCCCATATCTTACCGTTCCCGCTCACAGGGCGGTGGAACCGACATCCGGTTGCCCGATGGGGAGCTCGACGGCAAGGCGAAGCCTAAAGGGgtcgctgccgttgacgAGTTGTTGCGCGAGATGTTCTTTAGCGAGCGTGGGGAGTCCTTGAATGGTCCGATGCAGGTGACGTGCGACCGCTGCAAGCAGCTGCGAGACAAACGCATATGGTATTCAATGGAGTATTGGCCGCCGATTCTGGTGCTTCATCTGAAGCGCTTCAACAATGCTGGAGTCAAGAAtgagacggcggtggtgtttCCGTACACGTTTCACCCGCACCGGTACGTCAAGTATCAGCTGTACGGTGtctgctgccaccgcggcactTGCTCCTCCGGGCACTACACGGCGTACACGTACGTGCAGGAGGATGACAAGAAAGCAGTAGTGCGGAAAAAAGCCCCCACTGTTGCGGCGTTCTCCGATTTCTACAACCCCTCACTGAAAGGCACGCAAAGCGATCGCATCTTCAGCCCCCAGACGCTCCCGCGCAGGGGTGGCGTCGGTATCTTCGGCTGGTTTGACGGCGTCAGCATAGGAAATGGCGACAATAATGCGCGGGCTAGTAGTGAGGCATTGAGCCACAAAGGAAACGGAAGGGCTGATGGAAAAGATCGGGCTCGTTCGGCAGGGAGGACGGCGAAGGCTGGCAAGTGGTATCTCTGCAACGACAAAAATATCACCGAGGTGTCGGCGCCGGACGTGCTGTCGATGACGAAGGAGGCATACATCCTTTTCTACCGGCGCGTTGATGATGGAGATGTGATGGTCATCTGACCGGGGGCGGCCTCTGTACGGGTAGaatgccaccgccgccgccctgtCTTTCAGTTCTTGTCTCTGTTCTCGAGCGTGTTAGGAGGTGTGAATCCGTGCGGGGTAGTTTTCGCCGTGGTGATGGCGCCCCGCTCTCTTTCGCGCACACCATCACCCTTTTCCCcttcgctgctgatgctcgTTCCGCAGCCGCCTAGGCCCGACTTCGTGCATGCGACGTACAGTACATCATGCGCGAATAGAAGGGATGCATGCTCTTCAAGACTTTGGCGCACATATCTGTCTCCAACTGCGAGTCTTTTCGCATTGCACTCTTGCCGCACCGTGTATGATAGGCTGTGTGGCTATCATATCTGCACTTCTATATTGCAGAGTCAACCGGCAATGAAACCAACTTTTccgctctgctgctctttttttccgTTCGCGTGTTTATGTTTTCGTGCCCttccgaaaaaaaaagcgtatCGGACTTATTTCGTGCTCGTGCAGGAGAGCTGGGAATAACCTCAGGTACATAtattttttcttttcttttcgtcatcgtcgctgtTGCGATTCAGGGTGAACAGGGAGAACAGGCGGCCTGCGCTCAGGCGACCTTTGCCACGGATCGTTCGCGGTATTCCTCTCATAGGTGATGCGTGCGACGGGGCCTTTTCCGTCTCTCCTGCTTGTGAGAGGCACCGCATCACTGTTTCCATCTTACTtgctccttctctgccttgCTCTCTTCCAGCGTGGTCTCTGCtgcctttttcgttttgctcCCTTTTGTGTTTGCTGCTCTGCTTCTGAGTGTTTCCTGTCCCTGATGGCAGAGGCCACccctgtgcgtgtggtgccGCAGGGCCCAGTGCAACCCCCATCCCCCATTGTGGAGGGAAGCCGAAaagcagccccctcccccctctctgtccCCGCCCATGCtgaaccacctctggtgggGGGACAGGGCCAGCTGCCcacaacacagagagaggccaGAGTGACTCACCTccactgatgtcggcggccaggccATGGATGGTGTTGTGCGCGAGCGGGCGGTGACAGCGAACAGGCTT
This region includes:
- a CDS encoding ubiquitin hydrolase, putative → MTTVAEKKSTESVDSFSDKGLFSSRALRLEPQAPSMQLSGSAEVTKASSSSTPIRSSASTTVKTVSALSIARLHAAPIPLRNFGATCYLNSVVQCLLCTPGLLRTLNIERQRIVREWEGRRRFEEKRKPDDAQRRSCAEHKAPATSSLIDLGTARPAHHIAVQQLLLSLKAACAECNNEFSSNGQKDAHEFLITLLGVIDKEVCRSKPGNQETFKDFEDEKKSDVYARWVSWMQQENDSTVYDFFGGITGCTVKCSSCELTSYRFEVLLHISLPISYRSRSQGGGTDIRLPDGELDGKAKPKGVAAVDELLREMFFSERGESLNGPMQVTCDRCKQLRDKRIWYSMEYWPPILVLHLKRFNNAGVKNETAVVFPYTFHPHRYVKYQLYGVCCHRGTCSSGHYTAYTYVQEDDKKAVVRKKAPTVAAFSDFYNPSLKGTQSDRIFSPQTLPRRGGVGIFGWFDGVSIGNGDNNARASSEALSHKGNGRADGKDRARSAGRTAKAGKWYLCNDKNITEVSAPDVLSMTKEAYILFYRRVDDGDVMVI